The following coding sequences are from one Streptomyces sp. NBC_01294 window:
- a CDS encoding S28 family serine protease, giving the protein MKNTTGRLLTLFLMTVLTATGLSVPALAQPPDGDIRARIEAIPGMRVLGERPATPGQVVLDLTYRQPTDHRHADQGSFDQRLTLVHKSTQRPMVLYSSGYDLGSSPNRMTEPAQLLDANQITTEQRFFGTSRPEDPDWSKLTIWQAASDHHRLITALKTMYHGAWISTGGSKGGMTAVYHRRFYPDDVAGTVAYSAPNNTDDRDDTAYDARLEQVGTTECRAAIKSAQRDALIRREAMTERYARWAEGEKKTFGTIGSVDRAFELAVVRLPMMFWMHQSTDGCASIPTSTATDDALYLWVAKVTQLPVYTDQTVESFTPYFYQLGTQLGYPQFATPYLDGLLRYPGIQEIRTYVPRDIPLRFQPAAMADIDRWVRRHGSSLMFVNGENDIAVAEHFRPGNGTYDSYLFNVPDANHHISITGLRPNDAEQATAALRRWAGQTETAAR; this is encoded by the coding sequence ATGAAGAACACGACAGGACGCCTGCTCACTCTGTTCCTGATGACCGTGCTGACGGCCACCGGGCTGTCCGTACCGGCTCTGGCGCAGCCGCCGGACGGCGACATCCGGGCCCGGATCGAGGCCATCCCCGGAATGCGCGTGCTCGGCGAACGGCCTGCCACCCCAGGCCAGGTCGTCCTCGACCTCACCTACCGGCAGCCCACCGACCATCGGCACGCCGACCAAGGTTCCTTCGACCAGAGGCTGACTCTGGTACACAAGTCGACCCAGCGCCCCATGGTGCTCTACTCCAGCGGCTACGACCTCGGATCGTCGCCGAACCGGATGACCGAGCCGGCCCAGTTGCTGGACGCCAACCAGATCACCACGGAGCAACGCTTCTTCGGGACGTCCCGGCCTGAAGACCCGGACTGGTCCAAGCTCACCATCTGGCAGGCAGCAAGTGACCATCATCGCCTCATCACCGCACTCAAGACGATGTATCACGGCGCGTGGATCTCCACCGGCGGCAGCAAAGGCGGGATGACGGCCGTCTATCACCGCCGCTTCTATCCGGATGACGTGGCCGGTACGGTCGCCTACTCCGCCCCCAACAACACGGACGACCGGGACGACACCGCGTACGACGCCCGCCTCGAACAGGTCGGCACCACCGAGTGCCGCGCCGCAATCAAGTCCGCTCAGCGTGATGCGCTGATACGGCGCGAGGCGATGACGGAACGCTACGCCCGGTGGGCCGAAGGCGAGAAGAAGACCTTCGGGACCATCGGCAGCGTGGACCGTGCCTTCGAACTCGCCGTGGTGCGCCTGCCGATGATGTTCTGGATGCATCAGTCCACGGACGGTTGCGCATCCATACCCACCTCCACAGCGACCGATGATGCCCTCTACCTATGGGTCGCCAAGGTGACCCAGCTCCCCGTCTACACCGACCAGACCGTCGAATCCTTCACGCCGTACTTCTACCAACTGGGCACCCAGCTCGGTTACCCGCAGTTCGCCACCCCCTACCTGGACGGACTGCTGCGCTACCCGGGCATCCAGGAGATCCGTACTTATGTGCCACGGGACATCCCCCTGCGTTTCCAGCCCGCTGCAATGGCGGACATCGACCGCTGGGTACGCCGCCACGGCAGCTCACTCATGTTCGTCAACGGCGAGAACGACATCGCAGTCGCAGAACACTTCCGCCCAGGCAACGGCACCTACGACTCCTACCTCTTCAACGTGCCCGACGCCAACCACCACATCTCCATCACCGGCCTGCGTCCGAACGACGCCGAACAAGCCACCGCGGCACTGCGCCGGTGGGCCGGCCAGACGGAGACAGCGGCCCGTTGA